One window of Phycisphaeraceae bacterium genomic DNA carries:
- a CDS encoding polyprenyl synthetase family protein gives MGAGDPFSVLPRIERALRSFVEGLEIGESLKSAIAYSLLSGGKRLRPVLAWHSCAAAGGDPEDALPACVALELVHCFSLVHDDLPAMDDDDLRRGVPTLHKHAGEAMAILAGDAMMTLAFDPLTTARVSSKLGAADPLSVALVRDLVRAATAMISGQVFDTIPGTVPGGSAIERVRVIHRNKTGALIRSSCTMGGMCARLSGGGSDASITSLAKFGDAVGLMFQIVDDLIDLEQPSELVGKRTGKDEQAGKLTYPLAYGGGNEGAGKCREEVAKLRSEAFEAIACFEGKAGALRELVDFLATRKK, from the coding sequence ATGGGCGCGGGTGATCCCTTTTCCGTGCTCCCCCGTATCGAGCGCGCTCTGCGTTCATTCGTCGAGGGTCTGGAGATCGGGGAGAGTCTCAAGAGCGCGATCGCCTATTCCCTTTTGTCCGGCGGCAAGCGTTTGCGGCCGGTCTTGGCTTGGCATTCGTGTGCCGCGGCAGGGGGCGATCCCGAGGATGCGCTTCCCGCGTGCGTTGCCCTCGAACTCGTGCACTGCTTCAGCCTCGTGCACGATGATCTGCCGGCGATGGATGATGATGATCTGCGCCGGGGGGTGCCCACTCTGCACAAGCACGCGGGCGAGGCGATGGCGATCCTCGCCGGGGACGCGATGATGACGCTTGCCTTCGATCCGCTGACGACGGCCAGAGTTTCTTCCAAACTCGGGGCGGCGGACCCACTTTCGGTCGCGCTCGTTCGCGATCTGGTGCGTGCGGCAACCGCCATGATCAGCGGGCAGGTCTTCGACACGATTCCCGGGACGGTTCCCGGTGGGAGCGCGATCGAACGCGTGCGGGTGATTCATCGCAACAAAACAGGCGCACTCATTCGTTCGTCGTGCACGATGGGGGGCATGTGCGCGCGATTGAGCGGGGGCGGGAGCGACGCCAGCATCACATCGCTGGCGAAATTCGGCGACGCGGTGGGACTGATGTTCCAGATTGTCGACGACCTGATCGATCTCGAGCAGCCGAGCGAGCTCGTTGGCAAGCGGACCGGCAAGGACGAGCAGGCCGGCAAGTTGACATATCCCCTGGCGTACGGCGGAGGCAATGAAGGAGCAGGAAAGTGCCGCGAAGAAGTTGCGAAACTTCGGTCGGAGGCGTTCGAGGCAATTGCCTGCTTTGAAGGCAAAGCGGGCGCGCTCCGAGAACTCGTTGATTTTCTGGCGACTCGCAAGAAGTAG
- a CDS encoding PTS sugar transporter subunit IIA yields the protein MNLLDILSIDCIRAPLIASDKLGVINELVDVLGATGRVKDVAALKDAVWTREQTRTTGIGHGLAIPHGKCAGMTSLAMAIGKPREPMDFDSIDRQPVRLIVLLASPPDKTGDHIQALAQVSRLMMMEQFRQQVYAAQSPQEIYELLRTQQQVTPVAGKS from the coding sequence ATGAATCTTCTCGACATACTCAGCATCGATTGCATCCGCGCGCCGCTCATCGCATCGGACAAGCTCGGCGTGATAAACGAGCTGGTCGATGTTCTCGGCGCGACGGGCCGCGTGAAAGACGTTGCGGCGCTCAAGGATGCGGTCTGGACGAGAGAACAGACTCGAACGACGGGGATCGGGCACGGCCTTGCAATCCCGCACGGCAAATGCGCCGGAATGACCTCGCTCGCCATGGCGATCGGAAAGCCGCGCGAGCCGATGGATTTTGACTCGATCGATCGCCAGCCCGTTCGATTAATCGTGCTGCTCGCGAGCCCGCCGGACAAGACCGGCGATCACATCCAGGCGCTTGCACAGGTCAGCCGCCTGATGATGATGGAGCAGTTCCGCCAGCAGGTTTATGCGGCACAGTCGCCGCAGGAAATCTACGAATTGCTCCGGACTCAGCAGCAGGTCACGCCTGTTGCCGGAAAGTCCTGA
- a CDS encoding M20/M25/M40 family metallo-hydrolase yields the protein MPSRFPSIVLAGWLVSSAAVCFMAPAADLPNPTLPLVQPARIPVPDTSATNSITPQASIAIVQKLADFGTRHTLSDTTSETRGIGAARNWVLEQFRAAGPRIQASLEEFDAPVGPRIKEYARVANVVAVLPGTDPAAANRRVYVVGHLDSMNANVMDPIGDAPGANDDASGCAVVIESARALAKENLRATVVFLCTIGEEQGLVGAKYHADSARARNENIVAVLNNDIVGDPSAPPTDGFDAQPTVIRVFSEGLPRNASAEQLARLRALSAESDSPSRQLARYVAEIAAIEKTAVQPRLVFRLDRFLRGGDHSMFNQAGFPAVRFTASNETYSRQHQNVSGPPQIGGGHARETGDVVRFVDPEYLSNVARLNAKCLINLANAPQVPQRARIITAKLENATTLRWDTSPDADGYEIVWRDTTSPMWTFARDVGNVTEITLPISKDDYFLGVRAYRKDGFRSIVAFADQGAE from the coding sequence ATGCCTTCCCGATTCCCTTCCATCGTTCTGGCCGGGTGGCTCGTTTCATCCGCTGCCGTGTGTTTCATGGCACCCGCGGCAGACCTTCCGAACCCCACGCTTCCGCTCGTTCAGCCCGCGCGCATTCCTGTACCCGATACGAGCGCAACCAACTCAATCACGCCCCAAGCTTCCATCGCGATTGTCCAGAAACTCGCCGACTTCGGCACGCGTCACACCCTGTCCGACACCACTTCCGAAACCCGCGGCATCGGCGCCGCCCGCAACTGGGTTCTCGAGCAATTCCGTGCCGCGGGGCCGCGCATTCAAGCGTCGCTCGAAGAGTTCGATGCCCCGGTCGGACCTCGCATCAAGGAATACGCAAGGGTCGCCAACGTCGTCGCCGTTCTGCCCGGCACCGATCCCGCCGCGGCAAACCGTCGCGTCTACGTCGTCGGCCACCTCGACAGCATGAACGCCAATGTCATGGACCCCATAGGCGATGCGCCCGGCGCGAACGATGATGCATCCGGCTGCGCCGTGGTCATCGAATCGGCCCGCGCGCTGGCGAAAGAAAACCTGCGCGCGACCGTCGTCTTCCTCTGCACGATCGGCGAAGAACAAGGGCTCGTCGGAGCGAAGTATCACGCCGATTCCGCCCGGGCCCGCAACGAAAATATCGTCGCGGTCCTGAACAACGACATCGTCGGCGATCCTTCCGCACCGCCGACTGATGGGTTTGATGCTCAGCCGACCGTGATCCGCGTCTTTTCCGAAGGACTGCCGCGCAACGCGAGTGCGGAGCAACTCGCGCGGCTTCGCGCTCTCTCGGCCGAATCCGATTCGCCATCACGCCAACTCGCGCGATACGTCGCCGAAATCGCGGCGATCGAAAAAACCGCCGTGCAGCCGCGGCTGGTCTTTCGTCTCGACCGTTTCCTCCGCGGCGGCGATCACTCGATGTTCAACCAGGCCGGATTTCCTGCCGTCCGCTTCACCGCGAGCAACGAAACCTATTCGCGTCAGCACCAGAACGTGTCGGGTCCGCCACAAATCGGAGGTGGCCACGCTCGCGAAACCGGTGATGTCGTTCGGTTTGTCGATCCGGAGTACCTTTCGAACGTGGCGCGCCTCAACGCCAAGTGCCTCATCAACCTCGCGAATGCTCCCCAAGTGCCACAGCGAGCCCGCATCATCACCGCCAAACTCGAAAATGCCACCACGCTCCGATGGGACACAAGCCCCGATGCGGACGGATACGAAATCGTCTGGCGCGACACGACCTCACCGATGTGGACCTTCGCTCGCGATGTTGGCAACGTGACCGAAATCACACTTCCCATCAGCAAGGACGACTATTTCCTTGGTGTGCGCGCCTATCGCAAAGACGGCTTCCGATCAATCGTCGCCTTCGCGGATCAGGGGGCCGAGTGA
- a CDS encoding response regulator translates to MTETAKQSETGAPPLSIVCLDDDEDFRQYMRTTLQQDGHEVRVCSDSEEFFEACESRLPDLVLLDIKMGHESGETVLQEIRKRWSRLAVIVVTGYPSMDSMRETFKQQAFDYLAKPFSLAELRRALAQAAEALGLGQRPQDKLRAELGRAIRLARTEAAWTLKELSDASGISVSQLSSIERGAHLPSLESLLSIAGALKRKPSEWLSAGGF, encoded by the coding sequence ATGACCGAAACCGCCAAACAATCCGAGACCGGAGCACCTCCGCTCTCCATCGTCTGCCTCGACGACGATGAAGATTTCCGTCAGTACATGCGCACAACTCTTCAGCAGGATGGTCACGAGGTGCGCGTCTGTTCTGATTCCGAAGAGTTCTTCGAAGCCTGCGAATCGCGGCTGCCCGATCTCGTGCTGCTCGATATCAAAATGGGGCACGAGAGCGGCGAAACGGTTCTCCAGGAAATCCGCAAGCGCTGGAGCCGCCTCGCGGTGATCGTCGTCACCGGTTACCCATCGATGGACTCGATGCGCGAGACGTTCAAGCAGCAGGCGTTCGACTATCTCGCCAAACCCTTTTCGCTCGCCGAGCTGCGCCGTGCGCTTGCGCAGGCCGCCGAAGCACTCGGACTCGGGCAGCGACCGCAGGATAAGTTGCGTGCTGAACTCGGTCGCGCCATCCGGCTCGCGCGGACCGAGGCCGCGTGGACGCTCAAGGAACTCTCCGATGCGAGCGGCATCAGCGTGAGCCAGTTGTCGTCGATCGAACGTGGCGCACACCTGCCGAGTTTGGAATCGCTGCTTTCGATCGCGGGGGCGCTCAAACGCAAGCCGAGTGAATGGCTGAGTGCCGGTGGCTTCTAG
- a CDS encoding alpha-ketoacid dehydrogenase subunit beta produces the protein MGGGTAREIQFREALREAMTEEMRKDDRIFLMGEEVAQYNGAYKVSQGMLDEFGPKRIIDSPISENGFAGLAVGAAMYGLRPIIEFMSWSFSLVAADQLLNNVPKMLYMSGGQWGCPVVFRGNDGAGGQLGSTHSWCVEGLYSNVPGVKIVIPSNPYEAKGLLKTSIRDDDPVFFLESERMLGDKGHVPGGEYTIPFGKAALRRQGDDCTVVSFGRPVNFCMDAADELKKEGINVDVLDMRTIRPLDIDSILESLKKTGRIVVVDQCWPFASVASEVVTQVCERGFDYLDHQPLRVNTEDVPTPYAKNLEALYLPHKGKIMQAVKASLGRL, from the coding sequence ATGGGTGGAGGAACGGCGCGGGAGATCCAGTTCCGCGAGGCGCTGCGCGAGGCAATGACCGAAGAAATGCGCAAGGACGACCGGATCTTCCTGATGGGAGAAGAGGTTGCGCAGTACAACGGCGCGTATAAGGTCAGTCAGGGGATGCTGGATGAATTCGGCCCGAAGCGGATCATCGATTCTCCGATCTCGGAGAACGGGTTCGCCGGGTTGGCGGTCGGTGCGGCGATGTACGGTCTGCGTCCGATCATCGAGTTCATGAGTTGGTCGTTCAGCCTCGTCGCGGCGGACCAGCTTTTGAACAACGTGCCGAAGATGCTTTATATGAGCGGCGGGCAGTGGGGCTGTCCGGTTGTATTCCGCGGCAACGACGGCGCGGGCGGTCAGCTCGGATCGACGCACTCATGGTGCGTCGAGGGCTTGTACAGCAACGTGCCGGGCGTCAAGATCGTGATCCCGAGCAATCCGTACGAGGCGAAAGGGCTGCTCAAGACTTCGATCCGCGACGATGACCCGGTGTTTTTCCTCGAGAGCGAGCGCATGCTCGGCGACAAGGGGCACGTGCCTGGCGGGGAATACACGATCCCGTTCGGCAAGGCGGCGCTGCGCCGGCAGGGCGATGACTGCACCGTGGTCAGCTTCGGCCGCCCGGTGAATTTCTGCATGGATGCTGCGGACGAGTTGAAGAAGGAAGGAATCAACGTAGACGTGCTGGACATGCGCACGATCCGCCCGCTGGACATCGATTCGATTCTGGAGAGCCTGAAGAAGACAGGGCGGATTGTGGTGGTGGATCAGTGCTGGCCGTTCGCGAGCGTCGCATCGGAAGTCGTTACGCAGGTGTGCGAGCGTGGGTTTGACTATCTCGATCATCAGCCGCTGCGTGTGAACACCGAAGATGTGCCGACGCCATACGCAAAGAACCTGGAGGCGCTGTATCTGCCGCACAAAGGGAAGATCATGCAGGCGGTGAAGGCGAGTTTGGGACGGCTGTGA
- a CDS encoding 2-oxo acid dehydrogenase subunit E2, which translates to MPIRIEMPRLSDTMQAGTVVKWNVKEGQKVKSGDALADIETDKATMELQSFEDGTVASIAVPEGQNVPIGTVILVLAAPGEDVAAAKSGGGAAPAQKQAGGSPVNSGQSATATMEPPAGPTSAGQSSAGQASNGHAAPGRDGGRVFASPLAKKIAAESNVDLGSLQGSGPGGRIIRKDVEAAVGGAPGRGAGGSQAPGSALHTAKQAQPLARTQVSQPTRPAPMAMPSSGGGLVARIVPLSNMRKTIAKRLVESKTTIPHYQVTVEASMDALVELRGQLNEQLANQGIKLSVNDFLVRACALAMHQHPYVNTKWAGTPGGGGNEAIEYLPDVNVGVAIALPVMEDGTGGGLVVATIRNADVLGLRQISAETKRLSEKARTKGLSVEEMSDATFTISNLGMFGVEAFTAIINPPNTAILAVGGAVQKAVVKEGQIVPGHVMSMTMSSDHRVIDGAMAASYLNTVKSLLEKPATLLV; encoded by the coding sequence ATGCCTATTCGAATCGAAATGCCCCGCCTCTCCGACACCATGCAGGCCGGAACCGTCGTCAAGTGGAACGTCAAGGAAGGCCAGAAGGTCAAGAGCGGCGATGCGCTGGCGGATATCGAGACCGACAAGGCGACGATGGAGTTGCAGAGCTTTGAAGACGGGACGGTCGCGTCGATCGCGGTTCCGGAGGGTCAGAACGTGCCGATCGGCACGGTGATCCTGGTTCTTGCGGCACCTGGCGAAGACGTTGCTGCGGCAAAGAGTGGAGGCGGCGCAGCGCCGGCGCAGAAGCAGGCCGGCGGATCGCCCGTGAATTCTGGGCAGAGCGCGACCGCGACGATGGAGCCCCCGGCGGGCCCGACATCCGCGGGTCAGTCATCGGCAGGGCAGGCATCGAATGGGCATGCCGCGCCCGGACGAGATGGAGGACGGGTATTCGCAAGCCCGCTGGCGAAGAAGATCGCGGCGGAAAGCAATGTGGATCTCGGTTCGCTTCAGGGTTCGGGCCCCGGCGGACGGATCATCCGGAAGGATGTTGAAGCAGCGGTGGGCGGAGCGCCGGGTCGTGGCGCGGGTGGGTCGCAGGCTCCTGGTTCGGCTCTGCATACGGCCAAGCAGGCCCAGCCGCTCGCACGCACGCAGGTGAGCCAGCCGACGCGTCCGGCTCCGATGGCCATGCCTTCGAGCGGCGGTGGACTGGTCGCGCGGATTGTGCCGCTGTCGAACATGCGGAAGACCATCGCGAAGCGCTTGGTTGAAAGCAAGACGACGATTCCGCATTATCAGGTGACGGTCGAGGCGAGCATGGACGCGCTGGTGGAACTGCGCGGGCAGTTGAACGAGCAACTCGCGAATCAGGGAATCAAACTAAGCGTCAACGATTTCCTCGTGCGTGCGTGCGCGCTCGCGATGCATCAGCATCCATACGTGAACACGAAGTGGGCGGGGACACCGGGTGGTGGGGGCAATGAAGCGATTGAATACCTACCGGACGTGAACGTCGGTGTGGCGATCGCGCTGCCGGTGATGGAAGACGGCACCGGCGGCGGGCTGGTGGTCGCGACCATCCGAAACGCCGATGTGCTCGGCCTGCGCCAGATTTCGGCCGAGACCAAGCGTCTCTCTGAGAAGGCACGCACGAAAGGCCTGAGCGTCGAAGAAATGAGCGACGCGACGTTCACGATCAGCAACCTCGGCATGTTCGGCGTGGAAGCGTTCACCGCGATCATCAACCCGCCCAACACGGCGATTCTGGCGGTGGGTGGCGCGGTCCAAAAGGCAGTCGTGAAGGAGGGGCAGATTGTGCCGGGTCATGTGATGAGCATGACGATGAGCAGCGACCATCGCGTGATCGACGGCGCCATGGCGGCGAGCTACCTCAACACGGTGAAGAGCCTGCTGGAGAAGCCGGCGACGCTGCTGGTGTGA